From the genome of Halomonas sp. 1513, one region includes:
- a CDS encoding phenylalanine--tRNA ligase subunit alpha, whose product MDHLPTLVAEARQAIDAADDIAALDDVRVRYLGKKGEITALLKGLGKLPADERPAAGERINEAKQLLGRELESRKQALQQAALNARLAAERLDVTLPGRGQESGGLHPVTRTLERIEGLFTRIGYDVAVGPEIEDDYHNFEALNIPAHHPARGMADTFYFDATRLLRTHTSPVQVRTMKAEQPPIRIVCPGRVYRSDSDLTHTPMFHQVEGLLVDEGVSFADLKGTIEDFLHAFFERDDLSVRFRPSYFPFTEPSAEVDIQCVMCSGAGCRVCSHSGWLEVMGCGMVHPAVFQHSGIDSERYTGFAFGMGAERLAMLRYGVNDLRLFFDNDLRFLRQFG is encoded by the coding sequence ATGGACCATCTTCCCACACTGGTCGCCGAGGCTCGCCAGGCCATCGACGCCGCCGATGACATCGCGGCACTGGATGACGTGCGGGTTCGCTACCTTGGCAAGAAGGGCGAGATCACCGCGCTGCTCAAGGGCCTGGGCAAGCTGCCGGCCGACGAGCGTCCTGCCGCCGGCGAGCGAATCAACGAGGCCAAGCAGCTGCTTGGTCGTGAGCTTGAGTCACGCAAGCAGGCGCTCCAGCAGGCAGCGCTGAACGCGCGCCTGGCGGCCGAGCGCCTCGACGTGACCCTGCCGGGTCGCGGCCAGGAGAGCGGTGGGCTGCATCCGGTGACGCGTACCCTCGAGCGGATCGAGGGGCTGTTCACGCGGATTGGTTATGACGTGGCGGTGGGGCCGGAAATCGAAGACGATTACCACAACTTCGAGGCACTGAACATTCCCGCCCATCATCCGGCGCGGGGCATGGCCGATACCTTTTACTTCGATGCTACGCGCCTGCTGCGCACCCACACCTCGCCGGTGCAGGTGCGCACCATGAAAGCCGAGCAGCCGCCGATCCGTATCGTCTGCCCGGGGCGCGTCTATCGCAGCGACTCCGACCTGACCCATACCCCGATGTTTCATCAGGTGGAGGGGCTGCTGGTCGATGAGGGCGTCAGCTTCGCCGACCTCAAGGGCACCATCGAGGATTTCCTGCACGCCTTCTTCGAGCGCGACGACCTGTCGGTACGCTTCCGCCCCTCCTATTTTCCGTTTACCGAGCCGTCTGCCGAAGTCGATATCCAGTGCGTGATGTGCAGCGGCGCCGGCTGCCGGGTGTGCTCGCACAGCGGCTGGCTCGAGGTGATGGGCTGCGGCATGGTGCATCCGGCGGTGTTCCAGCATTCGGGTATCGACAGCGAGCGCTACACCGGCTTCGCCTTCGGCATGGGCGCCGAGCGCCTGGCGATGCTGCGCTACGGGGTCAACGACCTGCGGCTGTTCTTCGATAACGACCTGCGCTTCCTGCGCCAGTTCGGTTGA
- a CDS encoding 50S ribosomal protein L20, translated as MTRVKRGVVARRRHKKVLKQAKGYYGARSRVFRVAKQAVIKAGQYAYRDRRQRKRQFRALWIARINAAARINGMSYSRFIDGLKKAGIEIDRKVLADLAVHEKAAFAAIVEKAKAAQ; from the coding sequence ATGACTCGTGTCAAGCGTGGCGTGGTTGCACGTCGCCGTCACAAGAAGGTTCTGAAGCAGGCCAAGGGCTACTACGGTGCTCGTTCGCGGGTGTTCCGCGTTGCCAAGCAGGCCGTGATCAAGGCTGGCCAGTACGCCTATCGCGACCGTCGTCAGCGTAAGCGTCAGTTCCGTGCCCTGTGGATCGCGCGTATCAACGCCGCGGCCCGCATCAATGGCATGTCCTACAGCCGCTTCATCGACGGCCTCAAGAAGGCCGGCATCGAGATCGACCGTAAGGTGCTGGCCGATCTCGCCGTGCACGAGAAAGCCGCCTTTGCTGCCATCGTCGAGAAGGCCAAGGCTGCTCAGTAA
- a CDS encoding 50S ribosomal protein L35 yields the protein MPKIKTNSGAAKRFKKTANGFKHKQSFRSHILTKKSTKRKRHLRGMKQIHDADKALVQRMLPNL from the coding sequence ATGCCGAAAATCAAGACTAACAGTGGCGCTGCCAAGCGCTTCAAGAAGACGGCCAATGGCTTCAAGCACAAGCAGTCTTTCCGTAGCCACATCCTGACCAAGAAGTCGACCAAGCGGAAGCGTCATCTGCGTGGGATGAAGCAGATTCACGACGCCGACAAGGCTCTCGTCCAGCGCATGCTGCCGAACCTGTAA
- a CDS encoding translation initiation factor IF-3 gives MKRSNPRGRVQDKRPPMNERITEDQVRLIDSDGEQLGVVPTSEALERAEAAGMDLVQISNADPIVCKIMDYGKFVFEQKKQKAAQKKKTKQIQVKEVKFRPGTDEGDYQVKLKNLIRFLEGGDKGKVTLRFRGREMAHQDIGRKLMERVAADLEDLANVESFPKMEGRQMIMILAPKKK, from the coding sequence ATCAAGCGAAGCAACCCAAGAGGGCGCGTTCAGGACAAGCGCCCCCCGATGAACGAGCGCATTACCGAGGATCAGGTTCGCCTGATCGACAGCGACGGCGAGCAGTTGGGTGTCGTACCCACCAGTGAAGCACTGGAGCGCGCCGAAGCCGCCGGAATGGACCTCGTACAGATCTCCAACGCCGATCCGATCGTCTGCAAGATCATGGATTACGGCAAATTCGTCTTCGAGCAGAAGAAGCAGAAGGCTGCTCAGAAGAAGAAGACCAAGCAGATCCAGGTCAAGGAAGTCAAATTCCGGCCTGGCACCGACGAGGGCGACTATCAGGTCAAGCTGAAGAACCTGATCAGATTCCTCGAAGGTGGCGACAAGGGCAAGGTCACGCTGCGGTTTCGTGGCCGCGAGATGGCGCACCAGGACATCGGCCGCAAGCTGATGGAGCGGGTCGCCGCGGATCTCGAGGATCTGGCCAATGTGGAGTCTTTCCCGAAAATGGAAGGGCGCCAGATGATCATGATTCTTGCCCCCAAGAAGAAGTGA